The Drosophila sulfurigaster albostrigata strain 15112-1811.04 chromosome 3, ASM2355843v2, whole genome shotgun sequence genomic sequence ACAAAGTCGACGCCACTAAATCTGCTGGCAATGCCAATCGATGTGCCACTGCAGACCATAAATCCAATCAGCTGGGTTAGCTTGCGACCCAAAGTGTCCTGCACAAAGGCGCCACTGCAGCTGCCGGCCAGACGCAGCAATCCGAAGAGCACATAGGGACCCGAGCTGATTCCGTAGACACTGGTGCTGGTCATGGTGAGTGTGAGGACGATCAGCATGCTAGTGCTCAAGGCGTAGAGGGCACGCAGCAGACAGAGACGAAGCAGAGCAGGCAGAGCCTGACACCAGGCTTCAGTTGTGCTCAGCGAATGGTTGTGTCCAATGTAGGAGCTGTGTTCGGTGAGCTGCTCGTTGGTCTCCGTTGTGACAGCTCGAGGATACTGCAGCCGTATCAGCGCATCGATGGCCAGCTCCTCTTCGtccttggccagcagcagcacaggCGACTCGATGCTGAACAACATAGCCAGACACCAGGCAATGCTGCCGTAAATCGCACAGAGTATGCCCTGAAATTGGTCCACGCTCAGCTCGTATTCCGTGCTCCAGCTGACGCTGATAACGATCTGCATAAATATGCCCAAAGTGCAGGACATCTGCTCCGTGGCCGAGGTAATGTTGCCACGCTTATAGCACACTGCCAACTCACCAGCCATGGCCAAGGTGCTTGGCAAAGCCAAGCCATTTGCCAGGCCATTGAGGTAACGTGCTGCCAGCATCGACTGCACATCCAGATGCGAGGCAGTCAGAATGATGCCACCAATGACGACAAGCAGACAGCACAATTGCTGCAAGCGGAGAATTCTTGATTAGCAACAGTTTCATAGCAGGGGAATTGATGATGCTGCACTTACCATGAGCAGTTTGTAGGTGAAACGATTGCCCAGCAGAACGCCGAGTACAGCTCCTAGAATGGCACCGAAAAACCATGCTAGACGCAGATGCATGCAGATCACCAGCTCATCCTCGAGACTGTCGAAGCCAATGCTCCAAGCAATGTTCATGCCGCCGGACAGGAAGATCAGTGCAgctaaaagaagaaaaatgtttCAGAATGATATAATTGATTCCTTGAAATTGTTAACAAAGTTCAGAGCACCTAATAGTACAAAGCGGTATTGTGATTCATATTTAGTGTACTAAACATCAGCTAGCAGTATAAATGTTTATAAGAGTTAATTAATATTAGGTATACACATTGAAAACAGTTAAGAGTATAAAGATGCTTTTCAATATATTGATGTGGTAAATTATTGTTCCAATGCAAAAGTATAAACAAGTTTAACGATATGTTTATGTAGGAACAGCCCCCAAGTTCCAATACATTATGAAGTTAAAAATTCACATTGAGTGCACTCGTATTGATACTGGGAGTAGCTAAAAGTACAGAGATGATTCATTATCTCTTTATGATATATTACCTGTGCTAAACATTCCCAGAGTAATGACTGTCCACAATAAAAATAGGTAAAAGCGACAAAGAGGGTTAACGCTTTGTTTACTATGTATTTGGAGGCTACTCTAACgcattgtttaatttaaaattcatattgaGAGCAGCTAAAAGTACAAACAGGTTTGCTACATACCATATTCAGTCTAGTAAACATTTCGAATCGTATTATTGTTCCAATGGTTATTGAAATGGaaacatacatgtatgtgaaaataacaaaacggAACAGCTAAAAGAACAATGCGATACACCATTACGAGTATATTATATACTCCCAAATTTAGAAACAGTCATACACTgctttattatacaaaaataaaaacttgataAATTCTAAGCAGTATTCTGATGTATAGTATAAATAGTATGACTGTTTTACTGTTTTATTGGATGCACAAATGAAAACAGGTTTTGCGACATCCGATATTATCATAAACATAGTAAACATTTATAGAACTCTCTTTCATGACTCTTTCGCTGCCTTGAGTGTGGtgaataatacaaatgtttaGTATATTCCATCAGTCGagcagcgttgccagactgtTGCACTGTTTAAAGAACCTTCAACATATGTTACACATTGAACGGAAGTGGAAATAACAAACTTCTTTTGTCGAGTACAATgcacaataataattcaattattagtCACACTTCTCACCTGCGCCCAAGGCATTGGCCTGTGGCTGATTTCGCATATCCCTATTGCAGCAGCTAGAATGCAGTTGATATTGATGAGGAAAGGTTGTTTCGATCCGACTTGGCTCGGGCAACGGTGAATAACCCACCGTGGACTGCGACGCCGTGCGTTGATATTCACTTCTGGGTTCCATCGTATACTGCTATTGTCTCCGATGCGTCCAGTTTGATCGAGCAGCCAAAGAGTACTGCACGAAACACAAAATAGCCACATTCTTTTTTGGGTGCTCGTCATGTCGATTGTCGAACAGGTTTCCACTTTGGTTTAGCCATTGACATAAACGAATCTTATCGCGTATTGATTGATAAACGTGGGTGGTGATATTGCTATCGCGAACGCAACCTTTCTAGCTGCGCTCTTATCTgtcatttgtttatattggACTCTAGGCGAGCCAAATGCGAAGCATATGTTacttttgttttccatttgaatAGATAGAAAACGCAGGTAAAACCCAAGTTGTGCTCTTTTCTTTGTGTATTTTACTTGTCTCTTTTTCTTCAAGTTCGTATCTCTTTTGTCAACAATGTAAttgcttttttcttcttctttttttgtaagtaGTTAGCTTTATTAAGTTTAGTTTATTACAAGATagttttattacatttttgcatttatcgaTAGTCGTATAACAAATTCGGTTATGTCGTATT encodes the following:
- the LOC133840571 gene encoding uncharacterized protein LOC133840571, whose translation is MEPRSEYQRTASQSTVGYSPLPEPSRIETTFPHQYQLHSSCCNRDMRNQPQANALGAAALIFLSGGMNIAWSIGFDSLEDELVICMHLRLAWFFGAILGAVLGVLLGNRFTYKLLMQLCCLLVVIGGIILTASHLDVQSMLAARYLNGLANGLALPSTLAMAGELAVCYKRGNITSATEQMSCTLGIFMQIVISVSWSTEYELSVDQFQGILCAIYGSIAWCLAMLFSIESPVLLLAKDEEELAIDALIRLQYPRAVTTETNEQLTEHSSYIGHNHSLSTTEAWCQALPALLRLCLLRALYALSTSMLIVLTLTMTSTSVYGISSGPYVLFGLLRLAGSCSGAFVQDTLGRKLTQLIGFMVCSGTSIGIASRFSGVDFVRTADSRMAVWLLLLFQFFAGLSFAPSPVYLSEAFPLAVKRICIAIAYVMELAVQIAVFTLDLSLHTASIYFFGLGTFLLLGFAFSHWYLPETKFLTLRQAQQKFRDFS